In Meiothermus ruber DSM 1279, the following proteins share a genomic window:
- the cas10 gene encoding type III-A CRISPR-associated protein Cas10/Csm1, whose protein sequence is MSDPANIALAALLHDLGKLYQRAYWGHAPEGVSDWSHPAYTEWAIRQHRRLFEQAGLEPDWLAQTAARHHEGWSNKPQYQPQTPEGWCVALADTYASRERLEVDEKGSRAPDTPLKSVFANLRVQETYGQRDHGYSMVEAGREVGLKLGGAYPQARPNVSRDTYWRLAERLDGRLTELAKHSLGPEALLMNLLGIFQELLWNVPSDTQGEPDVSLFDHLRLTGAIAAALWAYHDGKATVEALRDETPEKFLLVLGDLGGIQGHIYRIQGAQTGVGGLAKRLRARSLEVSLAAEALGLELLQRTGFTPLQRIMSAGGKFYLLLPNTEAVHRALDAVRQGWEAWALQQGATLLPFLAAHPFAPGGFRAFSEVLKAAHQKLVEAKLKPLSSQLSTPYLTSGSTSLRPCRACGVRPAQSATDELCHGCERDGHMGRLIPKRTEIGFFPQDAPRPHYRFPAWQVALEASPAHTLRTRPDFTPAAHPWEVRLLAGHIPTLADALRQGRWRDLAEYQAWAKEQGLWEEEEEGRKADDPLTLAELAEFSTGAKYLGALMLDADRMGEAFATGFKDEEGQDSSSPSRIASLSRMLELFFAGEVLELIKNPQTYAKRLGWDELKAREKAARYPLIYSVYAGGDDLFLLGPWDVLLEFALDLQALYREFTQHPALTLSGGFVLVSPSLPIPLLAEAVQEAEQAAKNAGRNRLHLFGQGVPWDELRNLLPWVRDFRRHLEAEGKAGLSSALAYRLLRLWRGHQDEDEARRMRYKPLLAYALRERNEEIRKHYLQLTDHTQAAWQYLPVWVQWGLYLER, encoded by the coding sequence ATGTCAGACCCAGCGAACATCGCTTTGGCGGCCCTCCTGCACGACCTCGGCAAGCTCTACCAGCGGGCCTACTGGGGCCATGCGCCGGAAGGGGTTTCGGACTGGAGCCATCCGGCCTATACCGAATGGGCCATTCGGCAGCACCGGAGGCTCTTCGAGCAGGCGGGCCTCGAGCCCGACTGGCTGGCCCAGACCGCAGCCCGCCACCACGAGGGCTGGAGCAATAAGCCCCAGTACCAGCCCCAGACCCCCGAAGGGTGGTGCGTGGCCCTGGCCGATACCTACGCCTCGAGGGAGCGCCTCGAGGTAGACGAAAAGGGCAGCCGTGCGCCCGATACGCCGTTGAAATCGGTCTTTGCAAATTTGCGGGTTCAGGAAACCTACGGCCAGCGCGACCACGGCTACAGCATGGTGGAAGCCGGGCGGGAAGTGGGCTTGAAGCTGGGCGGGGCCTATCCCCAGGCCCGCCCCAACGTCTCCCGCGACACCTACTGGCGCCTGGCCGAGCGGCTGGACGGGCGCCTGACCGAGCTGGCCAAGCACTCCCTGGGCCCGGAAGCCCTGCTCATGAACCTGCTGGGCATCTTCCAGGAGCTCCTGTGGAACGTACCCTCGGACACCCAGGGCGAGCCGGACGTATCGCTTTTCGACCACCTGCGCCTCACCGGGGCCATCGCCGCGGCGCTCTGGGCCTACCACGACGGCAAGGCCACGGTGGAAGCCCTCAGGGACGAGACTCCCGAGAAGTTCCTGCTCGTTTTGGGTGACCTGGGGGGCATCCAGGGCCACATCTACCGCATTCAGGGAGCGCAGACCGGGGTGGGCGGCCTGGCCAAGCGGCTGCGGGCGCGCAGCCTCGAGGTCTCCCTGGCCGCCGAAGCCCTGGGCCTCGAGCTCCTGCAACGCACCGGCTTCACCCCTCTGCAGCGCATCATGAGCGCAGGGGGCAAGTTTTACCTGCTCCTGCCCAACACCGAGGCCGTGCACCGGGCGCTGGATGCGGTTCGTCAGGGCTGGGAAGCATGGGCTTTGCAGCAAGGGGCCACCTTACTGCCCTTTCTGGCGGCCCATCCCTTTGCACCGGGGGGCTTCCGGGCTTTTAGTGAGGTGCTGAAAGCAGCGCACCAGAAGCTAGTCGAGGCCAAACTAAAGCCGCTCTCGAGCCAGCTTTCCACGCCCTACCTGACCTCGGGCAGCACCAGCCTGCGCCCCTGCAGGGCCTGCGGGGTGCGGCCTGCTCAGTCCGCCACCGACGAGCTTTGCCATGGCTGTGAGCGCGATGGGCATATGGGCCGGCTCATTCCCAAGCGTACGGAGATCGGCTTCTTCCCTCAGGATGCCCCCAGGCCCCACTACCGCTTTCCGGCCTGGCAGGTAGCGCTGGAGGCTTCCCCAGCCCACACCCTGCGCACCCGGCCCGACTTCACCCCGGCGGCCCACCCCTGGGAGGTGCGCCTCCTGGCTGGGCATATCCCTACCCTAGCGGATGCCTTGCGCCAGGGCCGCTGGCGCGATCTGGCCGAGTACCAGGCCTGGGCCAAGGAGCAGGGGCTCTGGGAAGAGGAAGAAGAAGGGCGCAAGGCCGACGACCCCCTTACCCTGGCCGAGCTGGCCGAGTTCTCCACCGGGGCCAAGTACCTGGGGGCCCTGATGCTCGACGCCGACCGCATGGGCGAGGCCTTCGCCACCGGCTTCAAAGACGAAGAAGGGCAGGACAGCAGCAGCCCCAGCCGCATCGCCAGCTTATCGCGGATGCTCGAGCTCTTCTTCGCCGGGGAGGTGCTGGAGCTGATCAAAAACCCCCAAACCTACGCCAAGCGCCTGGGCTGGGACGAGCTGAAGGCCAGGGAAAAAGCAGCGCGCTACCCCCTCATCTACTCGGTGTATGCCGGGGGCGACGACCTCTTCTTGCTGGGGCCCTGGGACGTGCTTTTGGAGTTCGCCCTGGATCTGCAGGCGCTGTATCGGGAGTTCACCCAGCACCCCGCCCTCACCCTCTCCGGTGGCTTTGTGCTGGTGAGCCCCAGCCTGCCCATCCCGCTGCTGGCGGAGGCGGTGCAGGAAGCCGAGCAAGCAGCTAAAAATGCGGGCCGCAACCGGCTGCACCTGTTCGGGCAGGGCGTGCCCTGGGACGAGTTGCGTAACCTGCTCCCCTGGGTGCGGGACTTCCGCCGCCACCTCGAGGCCGAGGGCAAAGCGGGCCTGAGCAGCGCCCTGGCCTACCGCCTGCTCAGGCTGTGGAGAGGACACCAGGATGAGGACGAGGCCCGGCGGATGCGCTACAAGCCGCTCTTGGCCTATGCCCTGCGCGAGCGGAACGAGGAAATTCGCAAGCACTACCTGCAACTTACCGACCACACCCAGGCTGCGTGGCAATATCTGCCGGTCTGGGTGCAGTGGGGGTTGTATCTGGAGCGATAG
- the csm2 gene encoding type III-A CRISPR-associated protein Csm2, translating to MEFFENQEKGIYKKGLFDEDAKRWAQDLRNEGQGQDKLKSSQFRNYFHEFRRLEDVFDRYKRETGGDEALAWNRLTSQIELLRAKLAYGGRSNGGPLQKLPLFRSKMDELLSDAKRSPKHFAAVMLFLEAVLAYFYGLEGERGGEAAPRSPERPAQGRRY from the coding sequence ATGGAGTTTTTTGAGAACCAAGAGAAGGGTATTTATAAGAAGGGTCTCTTTGATGAGGATGCCAAACGCTGGGCACAAGATCTACGAAACGAAGGGCAGGGGCAGGATAAGCTCAAGTCGAGCCAGTTCCGCAACTACTTTCACGAGTTTCGCAGGCTCGAGGACGTCTTCGACCGTTACAAGCGCGAGACTGGGGGTGATGAGGCGCTGGCCTGGAACCGGCTCACCTCCCAAATCGAGTTACTGAGGGCAAAGCTGGCCTATGGGGGGCGCTCGAACGGTGGCCCTCTGCAAAAACTTCCTCTATTCCGGAGCAAGATGGACGAACTCCTATCAGATGCCAAGAGAAGCCCCAAGCACTTCGCCGCGGTCATGCTGTTTTTGGAGGCAGTATTAGCCTATTTCTACGGTCTGGAAGGAGAGCGCGGAGGCGAAGCTGCACCCCGTAGTCCAGAGCGGCCTGCTCAGGGGAGGAGGTACTAA
- the csm3 gene encoding type III-A CRISPR-associated RAMP protein Csm3, translating into MKLLGYKRIHGIIHLRSGLRIGMSKDQMAIGDVDNPVIRNPLTDEPYIPGSSLKGKMRYLLEWHLGGKYITESDQYHVYKDEDGPIGRIFGVAPGNDRRSKELAQQRGPTRLLVRDAYLTRESKERLEAMTARGGYLTEVKQEVFIPRIGGNANPRTAERVPAGAKFAFEMVYRVMDTGDGGQTDQSNFEYVKKALELLQLDGLGGYISRGYGQVELRYEVEEK; encoded by the coding sequence ATGAAATTACTCGGCTACAAGCGCATCCACGGCATCATTCACCTTAGAAGCGGCCTACGCATCGGCATGAGCAAAGACCAGATGGCCATCGGGGACGTGGATAACCCGGTCATCCGCAATCCCCTGACCGATGAACCCTACATCCCCGGCTCCTCGCTCAAGGGCAAGATGCGGTATCTGCTAGAGTGGCACCTCGGCGGGAAGTACATCACCGAGTCCGACCAGTACCATGTTTACAAGGACGAGGATGGCCCCATCGGGCGCATTTTCGGTGTAGCTCCCGGCAACGACCGTCGCAGTAAAGAACTAGCTCAACAGCGCGGTCCCACCCGCCTCCTGGTGCGCGATGCTTACCTAACGCGCGAATCTAAAGAAAGACTCGAGGCCATGACCGCCCGCGGCGGCTACCTGACCGAGGTCAAGCAAGAGGTGTTTATCCCCCGCATTGGCGGCAACGCCAACCCCCGCACCGCCGAGCGTGTACCGGCCGGGGCCAAGTTTGCCTTCGAGATGGTCTACCGGGTGATGGACACCGGCGACGGCGGCCAGACCGACCAGAGCAACTTCGAGTATGTAAAGAAGGCCCTCGAGCTGCTGCAACTCGACGGGCTGGGCGGCTACATCAGCCGGGGGTACGGGCAGGTGGAGCTGCGTTACGAAGTCGAGGAAAAATGA
- the csm4 gene encoding type III-A CRISPR-associated RAMP protein Csm4, protein MRVRAFHLKLSSITAPPRAPTLWGHLAWWVRYTQGEEKLKEWLEAFQHDPPFLFSSAFPTGYLPRPYLPQLQVEDTQARKALKKIRYLSLKTFARVIQEGEQALRDAPELKEGKAPKVTLASQTRVGINRTTGTAQEGILFTDRVYWLNDKAQQQTWTVYAQVRQQADYLEQALREVGTFGYGGKASVGLGRFEVVDTQELELPEAENPTHYVILSPTLPQGEGFYALETYWGRLGGHFALAETPFKRPYLRAVEGSVFKEKPKSGLLDVTPAPAPEAGVRVWEYLYPFCLGVRI, encoded by the coding sequence ATGAGGGTTCGGGCCTTTCATCTAAAGCTCTCCAGCATCACCGCCCCGCCCAGGGCTCCCACCCTGTGGGGCCACCTGGCCTGGTGGGTGCGCTATACCCAGGGAGAGGAAAAGCTGAAAGAGTGGCTCGAGGCTTTCCAGCACGACCCGCCCTTCCTGTTCTCCTCGGCCTTCCCCACCGGTTACCTGCCCCGCCCCTACCTCCCCCAGCTTCAGGTGGAGGACACCCAGGCGCGCAAAGCCCTCAAGAAGATCCGCTACCTGAGCCTAAAGACCTTCGCCAGGGTCATCCAGGAAGGCGAACAAGCGCTACGCGATGCACCTGAACTCAAAGAGGGAAAAGCCCCCAAGGTCACCTTGGCCTCCCAGACCCGCGTGGGCATCAACCGCACCACCGGCACCGCGCAGGAGGGCATCCTCTTCACCGACCGGGTGTACTGGCTGAACGACAAAGCGCAACAGCAGACCTGGACGGTCTACGCCCAGGTTCGGCAGCAGGCCGACTATTTGGAGCAAGCCCTGCGGGAGGTGGGCACCTTTGGTTACGGCGGTAAGGCCAGCGTGGGGCTGGGCCGCTTCGAGGTAGTAGACACCCAGGAACTCGAGCTGCCCGAGGCCGAGAACCCCACCCACTACGTCATCCTATCGCCCACTTTGCCCCAGGGCGAGGGGTTTTATGCCCTCGAGACCTACTGGGGCCGCCTGGGCGGGCACTTCGCCCTGGCCGAGACCCCCTTCAAGCGCCCCTACCTGCGGGCGGTGGAGGGAAGCGTGTTCAAGGAGAAGCCCAAAAGTGGCCTGCTGGACGTGACCCCAGCGCCGGCCCCGGAAGCGGGCGTGCGGGTGTGGGAGTATCTCTATCCCTTCTGCTTGGGGGTGCGGATATGA
- the csm5 gene encoding type III-A CRISPR-associated RAMP protein Csm5: MSFMEAYRLELELLGPVHVGTGEAFPAYSYLVDEARKEVLILDSGRLLELLSEKQRDNYLQAVAQGPKQAQNTLRSLWGSGLLDLTPAVLRRVAASPAFINTVKSATDAAGLEFRTLPRSPLGAYLPGSSVKGALRTAWMFQRILKRGQDIGYHDRWTWGKKPPKDEWPLVQPPKSINTRVAQEFEALVLGYATDRGPNLHRDPFRQVRVGDGEPCKNLLLNRIGVFHPEGKMDGTVLLAETFRSKTRLAALVRLHTGLARQTHNDTVSHAISAQALIKACQEYYQEVAAREKEFAEKHALAQGLKIYQELESRLNSDPQAFPLRIGFGSGRMSIRLALLLDGEEGQEPKTRKTAGHSNPKDGFPMGWAIARLEPY; this comes from the coding sequence ATGAGTTTCATGGAGGCTTACCGCCTCGAGCTCGAGCTCCTGGGCCCCGTTCACGTGGGCACCGGGGAGGCTTTCCCGGCCTACAGCTACTTGGTGGACGAGGCAAGGAAAGAGGTACTGATCCTGGATTCTGGCCGCCTGCTGGAGTTGCTCTCCGAGAAGCAGAGGGACAACTACCTGCAAGCCGTGGCCCAAGGCCCCAAGCAGGCCCAGAACACCTTGCGATCGCTCTGGGGCAGCGGCCTGCTGGACCTCACCCCGGCTGTTCTGCGGCGGGTAGCGGCTAGCCCAGCCTTCATCAACACCGTCAAGAGTGCCACCGACGCCGCGGGCCTCGAGTTCCGCACCCTGCCCAGGAGCCCGCTGGGGGCCTACCTGCCGGGCTCGAGCGTCAAGGGGGCTTTGCGCACGGCCTGGATGTTCCAGCGAATCCTAAAACGGGGTCAGGATATCGGGTATCACGATCGCTGGACATGGGGCAAGAAACCCCCGAAAGACGAATGGCCCCTCGTCCAGCCTCCCAAAAGCATCAACACCCGGGTTGCCCAGGAGTTTGAGGCCCTGGTGCTGGGCTACGCCACCGACCGTGGCCCTAACCTGCACCGTGACCCCTTCCGCCAGGTGCGTGTGGGAGACGGTGAGCCCTGCAAGAATCTGCTGCTCAACCGCATCGGGGTGTTTCATCCCGAGGGCAAGATGGATGGCACGGTGTTGCTGGCCGAGACCTTCCGCAGCAAGACCCGGCTCGCAGCGCTGGTGCGGCTTCACACTGGGCTGGCCCGACAGACCCACAACGACACCGTTTCTCACGCCATCTCGGCCCAGGCACTGATCAAAGCGTGCCAGGAGTACTACCAGGAAGTCGCGGCCAGGGAAAAGGAATTTGCCGAGAAACATGCCCTGGCACAGGGCCTGAAAATCTATCAAGAGCTAGAATCTCGCCTAAACTCTGACCCACAGGCATTCCCCCTGCGCATCGGGTTCGGCTCAGGCCGAATGTCCATTCGACTGGCTCTGCTTCTAGATGGCGAGGAGGGGCAAGAACCCAAAACCCGCAAAACCGCCGGGCACTCTAACCCCAAGGACGGCTTCCCCATGGGTTGGGCTATTGCCAGGCTCGAGCCTTACTGA
- a CDS encoding type II toxin-antitoxin system VapB family antitoxin: MALTVKNPEVERLAEEVARLTGETKTEAIRKALLERKARLLYPQRPSKESVLEFLEREVWAKLPPESLGKAPTKAEQEEILGFGPEGY; encoded by the coding sequence ATGGCCCTGACCGTCAAAAACCCCGAAGTCGAGCGCCTGGCCGAAGAAGTGGCCCGTCTGACCGGCGAGACCAAAACCGAGGCCATCCGCAAGGCCCTTTTGGAACGCAAGGCCCGGCTTTTGTACCCGCAGCGCCCCAGCAAGGAAAGCGTGCTGGAATTTCTAGAGCGCGAGGTCTGGGCCAAACTGCCGCCCGAAAGCTTAGGTAAAGCCCCTACCAAGGCCGAACAAGAGGAAATTCTGGGCTTTGGCCCGGAGGGCTACTGA
- a CDS encoding type II toxin-antitoxin system VapC family toxin — protein MVLDSSVLVQLIFAEPGHRETLEHILEAEVRVVGAPTLVEVGMVLTSRLGPDNLYLLDELLMRLEARVVPFEASHAHQALSAFRRCGKGRHPAALNFGDCLSYAVAKVAGMPLAYVGDDFAQTDLA, from the coding sequence ATGGTGCTGGACAGTTCGGTTCTGGTACAGCTTATTTTTGCCGAGCCAGGGCATCGGGAGACGCTCGAGCACATTCTTGAGGCCGAGGTGCGCGTGGTGGGGGCACCCACGCTGGTCGAGGTGGGTATGGTGTTGACCAGTCGGTTGGGGCCGGACAACCTGTACCTGCTGGACGAACTTCTGATGCGCCTCGAGGCCCGGGTGGTTCCTTTCGAGGCAAGCCATGCGCACCAAGCCCTCTCGGCCTTCCGCCGCTGCGGCAAGGGCCGCCACCCTGCGGCCCTCAACTTTGGCGACTGCCTGAGCTACGCGGTGGCTAAGGTGGCGGGGATGCCCCTGGCCTACGTAGGCGACGACTTCGCCCAGACCGACCTGGCATGA
- the cas6 gene encoding CRISPR-associated endoribonuclease Cas6 — translation MILAALILPLEGPTRPDPDGWRGLVYGLLKEIDPELHAAQHNPFSLGLGGALGQWWVRIAFLEEGLYARLSPHLFGLAGQTVRLKEAFQVRAVLQEAHPWAGVSTYPKLFQGQATASLGLQFASPTFFRRKGHSYPLPEPRLVFESLTQRWNAFAPVKVPQEVQEAWERLLVGQFQGRTHHIAPNQDERGVGFVGRVVYYLPKASPTEAQWLQALGRFAFYAGVGAKTSLGFGRVRMFDPLQQERRPDESEQGALTGTVGGV, via the coding sequence ATGATACTCGCAGCGCTGATACTCCCCCTCGAGGGCCCCACCCGCCCCGACCCCGACGGTTGGCGTGGCCTGGTGTATGGCCTGCTTAAGGAGATAGATCCCGAGCTGCACGCGGCCCAGCACAACCCCTTCAGCCTGGGACTGGGCGGAGCCCTGGGGCAGTGGTGGGTGCGGATTGCTTTTTTGGAGGAGGGCCTGTATGCCCGGCTCTCACCCCACCTGTTTGGCCTGGCAGGCCAGACCGTGCGGCTCAAGGAGGCCTTCCAGGTGCGCGCGGTGCTGCAAGAAGCGCACCCCTGGGCCGGCGTGAGCACCTATCCCAAGCTCTTCCAGGGCCAAGCCACCGCCAGCCTGGGGCTTCAGTTTGCCAGCCCCACCTTTTTCCGCCGCAAGGGGCACAGCTACCCCCTGCCCGAGCCCCGGCTGGTCTTCGAGTCGCTCACCCAGCGCTGGAACGCCTTTGCTCCGGTAAAGGTGCCCCAGGAGGTGCAGGAAGCCTGGGAACGCCTTTTGGTGGGCCAGTTCCAGGGCCGCACCCACCACATCGCCCCCAACCAGGACGAGCGGGGGGTGGGCTTTGTGGGCCGGGTGGTCTACTACCTGCCCAAAGCCAGCCCCACCGAGGCCCAGTGGCTCCAGGCCCTGGGGCGCTTTGCCTTTTACGCCGGGGTGGGGGCCAAGACCAGCCTGGGGTTTGGGCGGGTGCGGATGTTTGACCCATTGCAACAAGAAAGGAGGCCCGATGAATCAGAACAAGGAGCGCTTACGGGAACTGTGGGCGGAGTATAA